CCTTTCCCAATCCCGGCTTGTCCCAGCCTTTCCCGGTGTCCCGGCCTTTCCCAATCCCGCTTTTTCCCGCTTTTTCCCGCTTTTTCCCGGTCTCCCGGGGTCATCTCGTGCACGTCCGGGCGGCTCCCAGGCCGCCGTTGTGGCTGGGCGGGGGCAGGAGGGGCTCGGAGCGCCGGGGCGCTCCCGGGAAAGGCGATCCCGCTGCGGATCCCGAGGATGATCCCGACGATCCCGAGGAGGAtcccggggccggggccgggatCCCGCGGGGTTGCTGCAGGTTGAGGATGCTGTCGATGGCGCTCTGCAGGTGCTCGCTCAGGGAATCGTCCTGGGGGCTGTCGCTGGAGAAGGAAGCGTTGTCCACTTCCAGCGGCTCCGCTCGCCGCCGCTTCCCGCCCCACGGCGGCTCCAGCCCcgctccttcctcctcctcctcctcctcgccgTCCGACGCCTCCTCCGGGGGTCCCTTGCCGGGGCGGATCCCGCCGGTGGATCCCGGATCCCGGCGCAGCGCCGCGATCACCACGCGGCTCTCCCGGTTTTCCCGGTAGGATTTCCGCAGCGGGAGCCGGCACGGCGCGgccggaggaggaggaggaggaggaggaggaggaagcgTCGTTTTCTTCTCCAGGGATCCGTTGAGCTGCGAGACGATC
This sequence is a window from Parus major isolate Abel unplaced genomic scaffold, Parus_major1.1 Scaffold1952, whole genome shotgun sequence. Protein-coding genes within it:
- the LOC107199670 gene encoding BRD4-interacting chromatin-remodeling complex-associated protein-like — its product is MKTYEARSRIGLKLKIKQEAGLSKVIHNTALDPPGIPPGIVSQLNGSLEKKTTLPPPPPPPPPPAAPCRLPLRKSYRENRESRVVIAALRRDPGSTGGIRPGKGPPEEASDGEEEEEEEGAGLEPPWGGKRRRAEPLEVDNASFSSDSPQDDSLSEHLQSAIDSILNLQQPRGIPAPAPGSSSGSSGSSSGSAAGSPFPGAPRRSEPLLPPPSHNGGLGAARTCTR